DNA sequence from the Hoylesella buccalis ATCC 35310 genome:
ATGAAATGTTTTTAAGAATCGCATCAACTTCAAATCCATCGTCAAAGATATTCTTATATTTTGGTTGCTCTACAAAATTAATTTGGATAACAGTCTTATAGTTCTGACTGGCAAACCATTCTATTGAGCGTGTTTTTCCAATCTGACGGGCACCTTTAATAATGAGCGGTTTTCTATCTGGATTAGCTTTCCAAGCCATCAAATAGCTATCAACCTTTCTTCTAAGCAGTTGTTCCATATTAAAATCTTTAATTACAACTGCAAAGATAAAACTTTTCACATAATCCAACCAATAAACATGTGATTATTTCACATTATCACGTCTTTTTTACCATGTATTTTCACATAATCACACTATAAATAGACGATCATTTCACATTTTCCGAATTCTCCTTCTACGAACTGAACGACTAAAATGCCAAAAAATGAAAAATAAAATGCTATTTAATTGGCATATACGCTTGGTTCGGTGTTGAAACAAAAGTTCTACATCGGAAACGTAATAAAAGTAATTTTTATTCGTTCATCCTAAGATGATAAACGAGAATCGCAACAAAACACATATTCATAGCTTAAAATACACTGATGTTGAACAAGATTATGATATTTTGCTAAGCATTGTTCATAACAAGTTGGTGGCTCACCTTCTCGGTGTCGAGGGTATGGCACAGCGCTTGTGCTGCTCTGGGTATGTGGTTGTCAGTGCGTAGATGGAGAAAAAATAACGATTTGTGGACACGTCTAAAAACACGAGTGTGGAAAAAACAGCATCATTTGCCATATTGGTGGCGGTTTATAATGGTAGCAAGTATCTGAAAAGATGCTTGGACTCGTTGCGAAAACAAACCCTCAAAGATATTCAAGTGATTTGTGTGGATGACGGATCTACGGACAATTCTTGGGAAATATTACAATCGTATGCTGCTGTAGACCAACGAATCGAGATTTATCATCTAAATCAAAACTATGGAGCAGCACATGCACGCAATGAAGGAATTCGGTATATCAACGCTCGTTACACCACTTTTTTAGATTGCGATGATACTTTTGCACCAGATGCCTTAGAACAGGCTTTACAGGTCTTTGAAAAGCATCCACAAGTAGACTGTGTGCTTTTCAAGCTCATCACTATTGGAGGTGACAATTCAACCACACAGGAATATGCCATGGATTTTTTTGAAGAAAGGTCTGGATATGAAGCTTTCAAAGACAGTTTAACCTGGAAAATACATGGCGTTTATGCTGCGAAAACCTTCCTCTTCAAACAGTTCCCGTACGATGACACATGTAAAACCTACAGTGATGACAACAGTACACGACTGCATTATCTGTTTTCTAAGCAAGTGGGTTGTTGTCATGGAGAGTATTACTACCACTACAATCCCCACTCGGTAACACACATTATTAGTGGAAGCAGGTTTGACTATCTTCGCGCCAATGAAAGTATGAAGAAACAGTTGATAAAATTCAACGTAAGCGATGAAGTGTTAACTATTTATGAGAATGAGCGTTGGGTGGTATTGATAGATTTATACTATTTTCATTATTCCTACAGACAACAGCTTTCTGCTGAGGATTTAGCGATGGGCATGCATGAGCTTCATCGAATATGGAAAAGCATTGAGGTAAATAGACTGTACAAACGATTAAAATATAAATTCGGGTACATGCCACTAAGATTTTCATGGAGGATGTTCAGAATACAAGAAGAACTCTATTTTACCCTAAGGTCTATTTTTCGAAAGGGCAGGCAACAAACTAAGAATTAGTGCACTTCGTATGGCATTGACATATATAGAGTATGCAAAAGATTTGTGAATCTTCGCAGAAAAGCTGTAGTTTGTTGCTGGGAATATATTACCTTTGCATAAGATGGGCTGCGCCTCACCAAAGTAAACAAGTTTTTCTATGGCTTCGGTTTGCGCCATCTTTGCATAAGATGGGCTGCGTCTCACCAAAGTAAACAAGTTTTCCTTTGGCTTCGGCTTGCACTCTATTCATATCAGATGAGAAAGATTTATTTAATGGCAGCCGTCTTATTGGCGGTATATTCTGTAAAAGCTCAAGACTCGCTAACAGTTGTGCGAGTGAATAAGCAGCGTAGTTTTCCGCAGGAAATACCCGCAGGGAATTACAGTGGTATCACCTATATCGGTGACAGTGTGTATGCAGTGGTTAGTGACAAGTCGCCACAGGATGGCTTCTTCCTTTTTAAAATAGCACTCGACTCCATCACTGGCGACGTACTTCACGTGGAGAATCTCGGCTTTAGGGGCGACACAGACAAAAATGGGGATATGGAAGCCATCACTTATGTGCCGTCATCTAAAACGTTGTACATCACCCGTGAAACCGACAACACCATCAAAGAATATGCGCTGGATGGGCATCTAACGATCAGACAACTGTCCGTTCCTGCCATTTACCAAAAGGATAGGGGCAATTATGGGTTGGAATCTTTGAGCTTTAACGAGCGAACCCAGACTTTTTGGACGTGTAATGAAGGGACGCTTCTGGGCGATGGTGAACAGGCCACTGCGACAAATGGGGTTCGTAACAGGTTGCGCTTGCAATCGTTCAGTGCCGATTTTCAGCCCTTACATCAGTATGCCTATCTGATGGATGCACCCGAAGCAAACAAGAAAGCTTATCTCTATGGCATGGGAGTTGCTGAGGTCACGGCACTCGATGACGGCAGCGTGCTGGTCTTAGAGCGCGAATTTTATACGCCACCTTCTAAACTGGGTGCTTTTGTCAACAATAAATTGTTTTTGGTACACCCTCAAAAAGGCGCTCCCATCGATGGGGAAGAAGCGCTGAACGAAGTAATGCCTTATTTGAAAAAACGATTGGTGACGAAATGGACCACCCGACTTTCTTTATTCCGTCATGAGATAGCCAACTTTGAGGGGATGTGCCTTGGTCCGAAACTGGCCGACGGTTCCCAAGTGTTGGTCTTGGTATCTGATTCGCAAAATCAGGCGGGTGGGGTGATGAAAGATTGGTTTAAAACCATCGTCCTGTCCCTGCCAAAGCCATGACATGGGCCATTTGAACATTGTAAGCTAGGTGCATATATGGGCATAAACGAAAAAATCACAATCTCTTCAAGCGTGAAAAGATTGTGATTCGCTAATTATGAGGTACCTGGCAGAGTCGAACTGCCCTACACGGTTTTGCAGACCGTTACCTAACCGATCGGCCAAGGTACCCTGATTGATTTTTGCGTGTGCAAAGATAAGGTAAATAATTTGTTCTTCCAAACATTTGTCTCACTTTTTCTCATAACATGCGGGCTTTCGATGGGCTGACGCTTGTTTTTTCAGAATCTGGTCATGTAATGCACATCCTTTACATCCGTAGCATTTGTCGCCGCTGTGTCGCCATGTCAGGTATATTCTTCGTCCTGCATACGCTACAGCCGCGATGAGGATGGCAATGAGAATAGTGTATTGAACAACGTATGTCATATTGAGTTTTTATCATTCCATTGATGAGCGAGCTATCAATAGTGTATGCTGATTGGATAAACAAGGAATTGAATCAAGCCGAACCCCTCCCATACTTCAAAAGCTTTCTTCTATCGGACATGGGAAGGATTCGGTGGTCGTTGATAACCTATTGATGCCTCTTAATAAGCAAAGAGGGGATAGTTCTTCATCGTTTCGTTGACTTTCTGTCTTACGTTTGCGATGATCTTTTCATCATCAGGTGCGTTCAATACCTCTTCGATGAGTCCGGCAACGAGAAGCATGATGTCTTCTTTCGCACCTCGTGTCGTCATAGCTGCGGTGCCAAGACGGATGCCACTGGTTTGGAATGCCGAACGTGTGTCGTAAGGAACCATGTTCTTGTTGACAGTAATATCGGCAGCAACGAGTGCGTTCTCTGCCACTTTACCTGTCAGTTCGGGATATTTTGAGCGAAGGTCAACCAGCATCGAGTGGTTGTCTGTTCCGCCACTTACGATGCTAAAGCCACGTTGTGTGAGTGCGTCGGCCAACACAGCCGCATTCTTTTTAACCTGCAGAGCATACTCTTTCCATGAGGGTTTCAGGTTTTCACCGAAGCCAACAGCCTTGGCTGCAATGACATGTTCAAGAGGACCGCCCTGTGTTCCGGGGAATACAGCACTGTTGAGCAGTTGCGACATCATCTTGACATCACCTTTCTTAGTGGTCAGGCCCCATGGGTTTTCAAAGTCTTTACCCATCAAAATGATGCCACCGCGTGGACCACGGAGCGTTTTGTGTGTGGTACTGGTGACGATGTGTGCATATTTGACGGGATTGTTCAGCAATCCGGCGGCAATCAATCCTGCTGGGTGAGCCATGTCAACCATGAGTAAAGCTCCTACTTCGTCAGCAATCTTTCGCATGCGCTGATAGTCCCACTCGCGGCTGTAAGCAGAGCCACCTCCGATAATCAGTTTAGGATGATGTTGGTGAGCCAGCTGTTCCATCTCATCATAGTCTATCCGACCCGTTTCCTTATTCAGGTTATAGCCAATGGGATGATAAAGAATTCCGGATGTGTTGACGCTGCTTCCGTGTGACAAATGGCCGCCATGATCGAGGTTGAGCCCCATAAATGTATCGCCAGGCTTCAATACAGCCAGCAAGACGGCGGCGTTTGCTTGTGCGCCCGAGTGTGGTTGTACGTTGGCAAACTCGGCTCCGAAGAGTTCTTTAACACGTGCTATCGCCAGATTCTCTACCTGGTCAACGATTTGGCAACCGCCATAATAACGCTTTCCGGGAAGACCTTCGGCGTATTTGTTTGTTAAATACGATCCCATAGCCTGCATCACTTCGTCGCTGACAAAGTTCTCTGATGCGATAAGTTCCATTCCTTTGAGCTGGCGTTGATGCTCTTGCTCAATGAGATTAAAAAGTTCTTGATCTTTTTCCATGATTTTTTAATTTGGTTTAAGTAAAGATGTTTCATTTAGAATGATCTGCAATTCACAGCATTCTGTTTGTTTTTTGGGTCTATTATTGATTTTTTTTAGTGAGTTTGACAGGACAGGATTCAGCAGAGTTCTACTTTATTGATGTCTTGTTCTTTATCACAATAGTGACATTTCAATAAACCATGTGTCTTGTCTACCACATGGAATACGGTTTGCATGGGCTCGTTGTTGGTAATGCACATGGGGTTGTTGCATTTCACGATGCCACGCAATTCGTTCGGTGTCTCAACTGTTTTCTTCTCTACTACTTCGTAATCTTTGATGATGTTGAGCACTATTTTCGGTGCTACCACAGAAAGGCGGCTGATTTCTTCATCAGAGAAAAACTTGTCAGAAACCTTGATGATGCCTTTCTTACCAATCTTTTTGGAAACAAAATTGTTGCCAATGGTAACCGGTGTGTTTAATGATTGGAGTTCCAGCAGATTGACAACTTGGTATGTTTTGCTCGCAGGAATATGATCTATAACGGTACCATTCTCTATTGCTGCAACTAAACGCTCTTTCTTGTTCATAATCAGAATATTATTGTTGTATTACAACTTATTTGATAATTGTTTTATCTTGCTTGATGTCTTCAAGTGTGATGCCTAGACAATGACTGAATATGGCTTGTCTGGCATAGAGCCCGTTCTGTGCTTGTTGAATGTAATAGGCATGCGGATTGTCATCCACGTCGTAAGCAATTTCGTTGACACGTGGTAGTGGATGCAGTATCTTGAGGTTGTCCTTGACGCTTTTGAGCATGT
Encoded proteins:
- a CDS encoding glycosyltransferase family 2 protein, encoding MEKTASFAILVAVYNGSKYLKRCLDSLRKQTLKDIQVICVDDGSTDNSWEILQSYAAVDQRIEIYHLNQNYGAAHARNEGIRYINARYTTFLDCDDTFAPDALEQALQVFEKHPQVDCVLFKLITIGGDNSTTQEYAMDFFEERSGYEAFKDSLTWKIHGVYAAKTFLFKQFPYDDTCKTYSDDNSTRLHYLFSKQVGCCHGEYYYHYNPHSVTHIISGSRFDYLRANESMKKQLIKFNVSDEVLTIYENERWVVLIDLYYFHYSYRQQLSAEDLAMGMHELHRIWKSIEVNRLYKRLKYKFGYMPLRFSWRMFRIQEELYFTLRSIFRKGRQQTKN
- a CDS encoding esterase-like activity of phytase family protein; translation: MRKIYLMAAVLLAVYSVKAQDSLTVVRVNKQRSFPQEIPAGNYSGITYIGDSVYAVVSDKSPQDGFFLFKIALDSITGDVLHVENLGFRGDTDKNGDMEAITYVPSSKTLYITRETDNTIKEYALDGHLTIRQLSVPAIYQKDRGNYGLESLSFNERTQTFWTCNEGTLLGDGEQATATNGVRNRLRLQSFSADFQPLHQYAYLMDAPEANKKAYLYGMGVAEVTALDDGSVLVLEREFYTPPSKLGAFVNNKLFLVHPQKGAPIDGEEALNEVMPYLKKRLVTKWTTRLSLFRHEIANFEGMCLGPKLADGSQVLVLVSDSQNQAGGVMKDWFKTIVLSLPKP
- a CDS encoding FeoB-associated Cys-rich membrane protein, encoding MTYVVQYTILIAILIAAVAYAGRRIYLTWRHSGDKCYGCKGCALHDQILKKQASAHRKPACYEKK
- the glyA gene encoding serine hydroxymethyltransferase encodes the protein MEKDQELFNLIEQEHQRQLKGMELIASENFVSDEVMQAMGSYLTNKYAEGLPGKRYYGGCQIVDQVENLAIARVKELFGAEFANVQPHSGAQANAAVLLAVLKPGDTFMGLNLDHGGHLSHGSSVNTSGILYHPIGYNLNKETGRIDYDEMEQLAHQHHPKLIIGGGSAYSREWDYQRMRKIADEVGALLMVDMAHPAGLIAAGLLNNPVKYAHIVTSTTHKTLRGPRGGIILMGKDFENPWGLTTKKGDVKMMSQLLNSAVFPGTQGGPLEHVIAAKAVGFGENLKPSWKEYALQVKKNAAVLADALTQRGFSIVSGGTDNHSMLVDLRSKYPELTGKVAENALVAADITVNKNMVPYDTRSAFQTSGIRLGTAAMTTRGAKEDIMLLVAGLIEEVLNAPDDEKIIANVRQKVNETMKNYPLFAY
- a CDS encoding aspartate carbamoyltransferase regulatory subunit — translated: MNKKERLVAAIENGTVIDHIPASKTYQVVNLLELQSLNTPVTIGNNFVSKKIGKKGIIKVSDKFFSDEEISRLSVVAPKIVLNIIKDYEVVEKKTVETPNELRGIVKCNNPMCITNNEPMQTVFHVVDKTHGLLKCHYCDKEQDINKVELC